One Maridesulfovibrio bastinii DSM 16055 genomic region harbors:
- a CDS encoding UvrD-helicase domain-containing protein has product MLEQVKASAGSGKTYELTARFLSLLAGSMEEDSIPVCKSDHSKGYCWPEIMAVTFTNKAASEMKERIIRSLKNRALNIQGDGLGADWKSSEAKAQLTMILRRYNKLNIRTIDSLLNMIVRLFALELKISPEFEILFEPESLFDPVFNKFLTKCEDGDPKNIDLMANAINGLIRHEGGKGFWLAEKMRLRMLDILKHVFAYPYERLTDNSQIFELITPYYDSFKRSLNNFAAVIETDRLGVKKPLITYLSYLESLEPLQPPKGSAMICKDDFSECVKKADHGKILPKHEQLYYDLKLKHDEYTDKAEILSGAYALAPFVRIVEELRDEIIAWQQDHGVLLSSLLPKLASAMLNSDGAMPDAFCKMGSRLHHLLIDEFQDTSTEQWSAILPLAEECLSKNGSLFYVGDVKQAIYGWRGGEAELFDSIGYSPELNGISQTKSSMLEFNWRSLEKIVEFNNSFFETLADPDITEEISEQVYPNAPYEFRSELAEKISAYFENPAQSLPENLKRDGGYVLFQKVPSENAAEILEETQTVFSDIVDEISSRRDYRDICVLVRSNTHAQIVCDWLINKNIPVITENSLQLDRHILVRQLTSFLKFLDYPQDDLAFLEFISGKEIFQEISGIDSNKIISWLAQRQKGLLYRRFAEDFPEVWEKHFSPFIRKSGLMTPYDIVSELISRFKILERRPQDELYLRRFLEVIHLCEEKTGTSLASFLEFWDSSSAEEKVPLPENVNAVRIMTIHKSKGLEFPVVIVPFHHWSLPRADKTFYDAEIDGHNILTLMGSYLGEPYYENRTSMITEQLNLLYVAWTRAGEELYGFLPDKIPSRTICPVLNVINSIIGEKFNDEGLFSFGTKPGGDLKQQGEITSKHPAAIVNHNDSEELMSWLPRLRVYRHNLEDYSFDAKMRGELTHKAMELLIPGTDDEAAVEKAALSAIGLYPLAEEMKDTLLQEIKESCLWALSIPDIRKAVISGRPESAIMDQKGNVHRADLLYMTAEEALVIEYKTGNPSPEHHTQVKRYISLLSQMPSHPELIRGLIVYLDGKNTTEVLL; this is encoded by the coding sequence ATGCTTGAACAGGTTAAGGCCTCTGCCGGGTCCGGAAAAACTTATGAACTGACTGCACGCTTTCTGTCTCTGCTGGCAGGTTCCATGGAAGAAGACAGCATACCGGTATGCAAATCAGATCATTCCAAAGGTTACTGCTGGCCGGAGATAATGGCCGTAACCTTCACCAATAAAGCTGCTTCTGAAATGAAAGAGCGCATAATCCGCTCACTCAAAAACCGGGCTCTGAATATTCAGGGTGACGGCTTAGGTGCGGACTGGAAAAGTTCCGAAGCTAAAGCCCAGCTGACAATGATACTGCGCCGTTACAATAAGTTGAATATCCGCACTATCGACAGCCTGCTGAACATGATTGTCAGATTATTTGCTCTGGAATTGAAGATAAGCCCTGAATTCGAAATTCTGTTTGAACCTGAGTCCCTTTTCGATCCTGTTTTCAATAAATTTCTGACAAAATGTGAAGATGGTGATCCGAAAAATATAGACCTCATGGCAAACGCCATCAACGGACTTATCAGGCATGAAGGAGGCAAAGGGTTCTGGCTGGCTGAGAAAATGCGTTTGAGAATGCTTGATATTTTAAAACATGTTTTCGCATACCCGTATGAAAGGCTTACAGACAACTCGCAAATTTTCGAACTGATCACTCCATATTATGATTCTTTCAAGCGCTCACTCAATAATTTTGCAGCAGTAATCGAAACTGACCGTCTGGGGGTTAAGAAACCCTTAATAACTTATCTCAGCTATCTGGAATCGCTCGAACCTCTCCAGCCACCCAAAGGCTCGGCAATGATATGCAAAGATGATTTTTCAGAATGCGTAAAAAAAGCCGACCATGGAAAAATTCTGCCGAAGCACGAACAATTATATTACGACCTTAAGCTCAAGCATGACGAGTATACCGACAAGGCAGAGATTTTATCCGGGGCCTATGCTCTTGCACCATTTGTGCGCATAGTGGAAGAACTCCGAGATGAAATTATCGCATGGCAGCAGGATCATGGGGTCTTATTAAGCTCTCTGCTTCCCAAGCTGGCATCGGCCATGTTGAACAGTGACGGAGCTATGCCTGATGCTTTCTGCAAGATGGGCTCAAGACTGCATCATTTATTAATTGATGAATTTCAGGACACAAGCACAGAACAATGGAGTGCGATTCTTCCTCTTGCCGAAGAATGCCTTTCAAAAAACGGAAGCCTTTTTTATGTGGGAGATGTAAAACAGGCCATTTACGGCTGGCGCGGTGGTGAAGCGGAACTTTTTGACAGTATCGGCTATAGCCCCGAACTGAACGGGATAAGCCAGACAAAATCAAGTATGCTTGAATTCAACTGGAGAAGTCTTGAAAAAATAGTTGAATTCAATAACTCTTTTTTTGAAACTCTGGCAGACCCGGATATCACAGAAGAAATATCCGAACAGGTCTACCCTAACGCCCCTTACGAATTCCGCTCTGAGCTGGCCGAAAAAATAAGTGCCTATTTTGAAAACCCGGCACAATCACTTCCAGAGAATCTGAAACGTGACGGCGGATATGTTCTTTTCCAGAAAGTACCTTCTGAAAACGCCGCAGAAATTTTAGAAGAAACACAAACAGTATTTTCGGATATTGTAGATGAAATTAGCAGCCGCAGAGATTACCGGGATATCTGTGTTCTGGTGCGCTCAAATACACACGCACAAATTGTCTGCGACTGGCTGATCAATAAAAACATTCCGGTCATCACTGAAAACAGTCTCCAGCTGGACCGCCATATTCTTGTCCGCCAACTGACATCCTTTCTAAAATTTCTGGATTATCCGCAGGACGATCTTGCCTTTCTGGAATTCATCTCCGGTAAGGAAATTTTTCAGGAAATTTCAGGAATTGATTCAAACAAAATTATTTCATGGCTGGCGCAACGCCAAAAAGGGCTTCTTTACAGGAGATTCGCTGAAGATTTTCCTGAAGTATGGGAAAAACATTTTTCTCCATTTATACGAAAATCAGGCCTGATGACTCCATACGATATTGTGAGTGAGCTTATTTCCAGATTTAAAATTCTGGAAAGGAGACCGCAGGATGAACTCTACCTCCGCAGATTTCTGGAAGTAATTCACCTGTGTGAAGAAAAGACTGGTACCTCACTAGCCTCTTTTCTGGAATTCTGGGACTCTTCGTCAGCAGAGGAAAAAGTTCCGCTTCCTGAAAACGTCAATGCGGTACGGATTATGACCATTCACAAATCCAAGGGACTGGAATTTCCAGTTGTTATTGTCCCATTTCATCACTGGTCACTGCCCAGAGCAGATAAAACTTTTTATGACGCTGAAATAGATGGGCATAATATCCTCACATTAATGGGCAGTTATCTTGGAGAGCCATATTACGAAAACCGGACCTCCATGATAACTGAACAACTGAATCTGTTATATGTTGCATGGACCAGGGCCGGTGAAGAATTGTACGGATTTCTGCCGGATAAAATTCCTTCAAGAACAATATGCCCGGTACTGAATGTTATAAACTCGATTATCGGAGAAAAATTTAATGACGAAGGTTTATTTAGTTTCGGAACAAAACCCGGTGGAGATTTAAAACAGCAGGGAGAAATAACCAGTAAACATCCAGCTGCCATTGTTAATCATAATGATTCAGAAGAATTAATGTCGTGGCTGCCGCGACTTAGAGTCTACAGGCATAATCTTGAAGATTATTCTTTTGATGCAAAAATGCGTGGAGAACTCACCCATAAGGCAATGGAACTGCTTATTCCGGGAACGGATGATGAGGCCGCAGTGGAAAAAGCTGCTTTATCAGCTATCGGCCTGTATCCTCTTGCAGAGGAGATGAAGGATACTCTGCTACAGGAAATTAAAGAGTCATGCCTTTGGGCATTATCTATCCCGGATATCCGTAAAGCCGTAATTTCAGGCAGACCGGAATCAGCAATAATGGATCAAAAAGGCAATGTGCACCGGGCTGACCTGCTATACATGACCGCTGAGGAAGCTCTGGTAATAGAATACAAGACAGGAAATCCATCGCCTGAGCACCATACTCAGGTTAAAAGGTATATTTCGCTACTATCCCAAATGCCCTCACACCCTGAGCTTATAAGAGGTCTGATTGTCTATCTTGACGGTAAAAATACCACGGAGGTGCTTCTCTAA
- a CDS encoding helix-turn-helix transcriptional regulator has translation MLSIPRDLINSAEVPNVAADGVILAQFQRRQSDFKHEMCVSKHSLVFILEGEKCIHSNDTDLLVRAGEAFFTRKGCHLMSEMIPENGGSFQNMLFFFEDAVLSEFLGSRSAVGTEGRNNLPVFKVAVSEQISTFITSVVNLLGTPLGGDKDFLKLKSFELLHYICADSRNSEFLNFLHFCRYEDDISAVVEKYFNKNISINDMAELSGRSLSTFKREFNRIFGKPPAKWIRERRISWAAQLLRNSAKSITEISYESGYDSQSHFSAVFRKFYGMSPKEFRLEPKSAEIEL, from the coding sequence ATGCTTTCAATACCAAGAGATTTAATAAATTCTGCTGAAGTTCCAAATGTAGCTGCGGATGGAGTTATTCTGGCTCAGTTCCAACGCCGGCAGTCCGATTTCAAACATGAAATGTGTGTCTCAAAGCATTCTCTGGTTTTTATTCTGGAAGGTGAAAAATGTATTCACTCCAATGATACTGATCTGCTGGTCAGGGCAGGGGAAGCTTTTTTTACCAGAAAGGGATGCCATCTGATGTCGGAAATGATTCCCGAAAATGGGGGGTCGTTTCAGAATATGCTTTTCTTTTTTGAAGACGCTGTTCTGAGTGAATTCCTCGGTTCAAGATCAGCTGTAGGCACAGAGGGGCGTAACAATCTCCCGGTCTTTAAAGTAGCTGTCAGCGAACAGATCAGCACCTTTATTACCTCTGTTGTTAACTTACTTGGAACACCTCTTGGCGGTGATAAGGATTTTTTAAAACTTAAATCGTTTGAGCTGCTCCATTATATATGTGCTGACAGCAGAAATTCCGAATTTCTGAATTTTTTACATTTTTGCCGTTATGAGGATGATATCTCAGCTGTTGTAGAAAAATATTTCAATAAAAATATCAGCATCAATGATATGGCCGAGCTTTCCGGCAGAAGCCTTTCAACCTTCAAAAGAGAATTCAACAGAATCTTCGGTAAGCCTCCGGCAAAATGGATACGTGAAAGAAGAATTTCATGGGCAGCCCAGCTTTTGCGTAATTCAGCTAAAAGTATAACAGAGATATCCTATGAATCAGGTTATGACAGCCAGTCACATTTCAGTGCTGTGTTCAGAAAATTTTACGGTATGAGCCCCAAAGAATTTCGACTTGAACCGAAATCGGCAGAAATTGAGCTGTAA
- the ftsY gene encoding signal recognition particle-docking protein FtsY, producing MGFFTNVKKLWKNPEERAQEALKDYLGDEYQEEEQPLEADQKAVEEQELEETALNDEQKTVSESAETKAEIPEAEIKESETEAAPQQAETKEKDTAEKEAEPVAEPAAEPAVVEPEPEAVPDEEQQTTQVETEQEPVKAEPVHEEEPAAEKINKQPSPKETTTIIDAEGVGLRSGDDDRPQWQKDLTISLQQAEPRLSVWLGLILEGIESAGDELWERIAFLLESLEAPKAEADKFVSEFREWLEEMDYEFVDEFKSELQYRLALALELEDEEDERSRLFIKLSEGLNKTKEQITKRIDSMLTSHSSFDDAFWEEFEEILIMADVGFEATMELVERMRERVRKSGETNPENFKNLLRDELEEIFKAPKRIKAYNPPEVVMMIGVNGVGKTTTIAKLAHRAKLQGRKVLIVAGDTFRAAAIGQLEIWAKRVGVGFYAKEEGSDPAAVAYEAMDYAVKYDYDLMLLDTAGRLHTKSNLMDELHKIRKVLGKKHEEAPQRSVLVIDATTGQNALSQTKLFNESVGIDELILTKLDGTAKGGIIISVTMQHKLPITFIGLGEKMEDLRPFNGEDFAKALLGSKDEEE from the coding sequence ATGGGATTCTTTACCAATGTAAAAAAACTCTGGAAAAATCCGGAAGAGCGTGCTCAGGAAGCTCTGAAGGATTATCTGGGCGATGAATATCAGGAAGAAGAACAGCCTCTTGAGGCTGACCAAAAAGCAGTTGAAGAGCAAGAGCTTGAAGAAACAGCTTTAAATGATGAGCAGAAAACAGTTTCAGAATCAGCCGAAACAAAAGCTGAAATTCCAGAAGCTGAAATAAAAGAATCTGAGACCGAAGCAGCGCCTCAACAAGCTGAGACAAAAGAAAAAGACACGGCAGAAAAAGAGGCTGAACCAGTAGCTGAACCTGCTGCTGAACCTGCTGTTGTTGAGCCGGAACCTGAAGCTGTGCCTGACGAAGAGCAGCAGACCACTCAGGTTGAGACTGAACAGGAACCGGTAAAAGCAGAACCCGTCCATGAAGAAGAACCTGCTGCTGAAAAAATCAACAAGCAACCTTCTCCTAAAGAAACTACTACAATTATAGATGCTGAAGGGGTCGGCCTGCGTTCCGGTGATGACGACCGTCCACAATGGCAGAAAGACCTGACCATATCCTTACAGCAGGCTGAACCGAGACTTTCTGTATGGCTTGGACTTATTCTGGAAGGAATTGAATCCGCAGGAGATGAGCTTTGGGAACGCATAGCATTCCTACTTGAATCTCTTGAAGCTCCTAAAGCAGAAGCCGACAAATTTGTTTCAGAATTTCGTGAATGGCTGGAGGAGATGGACTATGAATTTGTTGACGAATTCAAGTCGGAACTCCAGTACCGCCTTGCTCTGGCCCTTGAACTTGAGGATGAGGAAGACGAACGCAGCAGACTTTTCATAAAACTTTCCGAAGGTCTCAACAAAACTAAAGAGCAGATCACAAAGCGCATTGACTCCATGCTCACAAGTCACAGCTCTTTTGATGATGCTTTCTGGGAAGAATTTGAAGAGATTCTCATAATGGCAGATGTAGGTTTTGAAGCAACCATGGAACTGGTTGAACGCATGAGGGAACGGGTTCGCAAAAGCGGAGAAACAAATCCCGAGAACTTCAAGAATCTGCTTCGTGACGAGCTGGAAGAAATATTCAAAGCTCCTAAGCGTATTAAAGCATACAATCCGCCTGAAGTTGTCATGATGATCGGCGTAAACGGTGTGGGTAAGACAACAACAATTGCAAAGCTTGCCCACCGCGCAAAACTTCAGGGACGCAAAGTTCTCATCGTTGCCGGTGACACATTCAGAGCTGCGGCTATCGGACAGCTTGAAATATGGGCCAAGCGTGTCGGAGTAGGTTTTTACGCCAAAGAAGAAGGCTCGGACCCTGCCGCGGTAGCTTACGAAGCCATGGATTACGCCGTTAAATATGACTACGACCTCATGTTGCTTGATACCGCCGGTCGTCTGCACACTAAAAGTAATCTGATGGACGAACTCCATAAAATCAGAAAAGTGCTGGGCAAAAAGCATGAAGAAGCCCCACAGCGCAGTGTGTTGGTAATTGACGCGACAACAGGTCAGAACGCACTGTCCCAAACCAAATTATTCAATGAATCTGTTGGGATTGATGAATTGATTCTTACCAAGCTTGATGGAACAGCAAAAGGTGGAATCATTATCTCGGTAACCATGCAGCACAAATTGCCGATAACTTTTATCGGGCTGGGCGAAAAGATGGAAGATCTCAGACCATTTAATGGTGAAGATTTTGCTAAAGCCCTGCTTGGATCAAAAGATGAAGAAGAATAA
- a CDS encoding DMT family transporter, with product MNIRGCIYTLMAATMWGLIGPISKFPMEQGLSPIENAFWRAAIGWIFFAAHAYRKSSLKIEKKDLLPVLVFGVTGVTIFYGAYQLAVRDVGAALASVLLYTAPAWVALMSWLFLGEKMGCSKVIALIMTVCGVVCVSMGPQLFGNATTIKFTWFGIICGLTSGFTYALYYIFGKTFLTRYSTPTVFLYALPVGAVLLLPFFEFHHKTSGSWACLIALALICTYGANSVYYAGLKYLEATSAAVIATFEPVIAAILAWLWWQEKFDWTGYLGSMLILGAVMIIVRAGRKQEKTKKECPA from the coding sequence GTGAATATCAGAGGATGTATTTACACCCTTATGGCCGCTACAATGTGGGGGCTTATAGGTCCGATATCTAAATTCCCCATGGAACAGGGTTTATCCCCGATTGAAAACGCCTTCTGGCGAGCAGCTATCGGGTGGATATTTTTCGCAGCCCACGCCTACCGCAAAAGCTCCCTTAAAATAGAAAAAAAAGATTTGCTGCCGGTACTCGTTTTCGGTGTAACTGGCGTCACAATATTCTACGGGGCATATCAACTTGCAGTGCGCGATGTAGGAGCGGCCTTAGCCTCTGTACTGCTATACACTGCTCCGGCATGGGTTGCTCTCATGTCATGGCTGTTTCTCGGTGAAAAAATGGGTTGTTCAAAAGTAATCGCACTCATTATGACAGTTTGCGGAGTGGTCTGTGTTTCCATGGGACCACAGCTTTTTGGAAACGCCACAACCATAAAATTTACATGGTTCGGTATAATCTGCGGCCTTACTTCCGGCTTCACTTATGCTCTTTACTACATCTTCGGCAAGACATTCCTGACCCGTTATTCCACACCGACAGTCTTTCTCTATGCTCTGCCTGTAGGAGCGGTACTGCTGCTGCCTTTTTTTGAATTCCACCACAAGACCTCCGGTTCATGGGCCTGCCTCATAGCTCTCGCCCTGATATGCACTTATGGAGCAAACTCCGTTTATTATGCCGGATTAAAATACCTAGAAGCAACCTCAGCCGCAGTTATCGCCACTTTCGAACCAGTAATTGCCGCAATTCTGGCCTGGCTGTGGTGGCAGGAAAAGTTTGACTGGACAGGATACCTTGGCAGTATGCTGATACTCGGGGCGGTTATGATCATTGTCCGTGCCGGACGGAAACAGGAAAAGACAAAAAAAGAATGTCCCGCTTAG
- the asnS gene encoding asparagine--tRNA ligase, whose protein sequence is MKRTRVYDALNAESATPELLIKGWVRTKRDSKGFSFLEINDGSCLKNIQVVIDHTPEIEAVLENVGTGASVSILGELVESPGKGQKWEVRGKAVEMLGFADPETFPLQKKRHSDEFLRTIAHLRPRTNKYGAMFRIRSELSWAVHRFFHEKGFCYVHTPIITGSDCEGAGEMFRVTSLGFEDLKKNKEEQLEKDFFGKQSHLTVSGQLPAEMLALALGGVYTFGPTFRAENSNTPRHAAEFWMVEPEVAFYDLHDNMDLSEEMIKFLISHVLDKCAGDIELFAKFVDKSLMSTLENILKEPFERLPYTDAVELLKNCKKSKDFEYKPEYGIDLQTEHERYLAEEHFKKPVVVYDYPVEIKPFYMRLNDGGKTVAAMDVLVPRIGELIGGSQREERLDVLERRINELGLNPEEYWWYLDSRRFGTAPHSGFGMGFERMLMMITGVTNIRDVIPFPRTPNNLDF, encoded by the coding sequence ATGAAAAGAACGCGAGTGTACGATGCTCTTAATGCTGAAAGTGCCACCCCGGAACTACTTATAAAGGGATGGGTCCGCACTAAACGTGACAGCAAGGGATTTTCTTTTCTTGAGATCAATGACGGCTCCTGCCTTAAAAATATTCAGGTTGTAATTGACCATACCCCTGAGATTGAAGCTGTTCTGGAAAATGTCGGAACTGGTGCTTCGGTAAGTATTCTCGGTGAACTTGTCGAGTCACCCGGTAAGGGACAGAAGTGGGAAGTGCGTGGAAAGGCTGTGGAAATGCTTGGTTTTGCCGATCCTGAAACTTTTCCTCTGCAAAAGAAGCGCCATAGTGATGAATTTTTGCGCACCATTGCCCACTTGAGACCGCGTACCAATAAATATGGAGCAATGTTCCGCATTCGTTCCGAGCTTTCATGGGCAGTACACCGCTTTTTCCATGAAAAAGGATTTTGTTATGTTCATACTCCGATCATAACCGGTTCCGATTGTGAAGGTGCCGGTGAGATGTTCCGGGTAACTTCACTTGGTTTTGAAGATCTTAAAAAAAATAAGGAAGAGCAGCTGGAGAAGGATTTCTTCGGCAAGCAGTCACACCTGACAGTTTCCGGTCAGCTTCCGGCTGAAATGCTGGCTCTGGCTCTTGGTGGTGTATATACTTTCGGCCCGACTTTCAGAGCCGAAAATTCAAATACTCCACGTCATGCCGCAGAATTCTGGATGGTCGAACCTGAGGTTGCTTTTTACGATCTTCATGACAACATGGATTTGTCCGAAGAGATGATTAAATTTCTGATATCCCATGTTCTTGATAAATGTGCAGGGGATATTGAATTGTTTGCCAAGTTTGTGGATAAATCGCTGATGTCCACCCTTGAAAATATTTTAAAAGAACCTTTTGAACGGCTGCCATACACTGACGCTGTAGAGCTTTTAAAGAACTGCAAGAAGAGTAAGGATTTCGAATATAAACCGGAATATGGAATAGACCTTCAGACAGAGCATGAAAGGTATCTGGCGGAAGAGCATTTCAAAAAACCGGTTGTCGTTTATGATTATCCGGTCGAAATAAAACCTTTTTATATGCGTTTGAATGACGGCGGAAAGACTGTCGCCGCGATGGATGTTCTGGTGCCTAGAATTGGTGAACTTATCGGTGGCAGCCAGCGTGAAGAAAGGCTGGATGTTCTGGAAAGAAGGATTAATGAGCTGGGTCTTAATCCGGAAGAGTACTGGTGGTATCTGGACAGCAGACGCTTTGGAACTGCTCCTCATTCCGGTTTCGGTATGGGATTCGAAAGGATGCTGATGATGATCACTGGAGTTACCAATATCCGTGACGTTATTCCTTTCCCCAGAACTCCTAATAATCTTGATTTTTAA
- a CDS encoding RluA family pseudouridine synthase has translation MNEDKIVDDRTDGLRFDKALASLLPDSGLRLRRRLITSGQALLNGKPRTPAYKVHKGQKITLASPVNECPGLVAPGVKVLNRTDDYAAVFKPSGLHSASITGSLEQSVESMLNTLFPEEAAVLVNRLDFLTSGILMVAFTSEAAEAFRQYENSGFVKKYYLARVSGSFKNDEEIRFGLDTDSRSVTKVTNETADKLRFSYVRPLKDFSDDTSLVKVRIAKGARHQIRVHLAAKGHPIIGDPLYGKGEGDTMYLHHCYLEFPSFKSSATPLWDFEVDQQWCSDN, from the coding sequence ATGAACGAAGATAAAATAGTTGATGATAGAACTGACGGATTACGGTTTGATAAAGCTCTGGCTTCATTGCTGCCTGACTCCGGTTTAAGGCTGAGAAGACGGCTTATCACCTCCGGGCAGGCTTTGCTGAATGGTAAGCCCAGAACTCCGGCTTACAAAGTACATAAAGGACAGAAAATAACTTTGGCTTCACCGGTCAATGAGTGCCCCGGTTTAGTTGCTCCCGGAGTAAAAGTTTTAAACAGGACTGATGACTACGCCGCTGTCTTTAAGCCCTCAGGGCTGCATAGTGCCTCAATTACAGGGAGTCTGGAGCAGTCTGTGGAAAGTATGCTCAACACTCTTTTTCCTGAAGAGGCGGCAGTCCTTGTGAACAGACTCGATTTTTTGACTTCAGGAATTCTGATGGTTGCGTTTACCAGTGAAGCCGCCGAAGCTTTCAGACAGTATGAAAATTCAGGATTTGTGAAGAAATATTATCTGGCCAGAGTTTCCGGCAGCTTTAAGAATGATGAGGAAATACGGTTCGGGCTTGATACTGACTCCCGGTCTGTAACTAAAGTTACCAATGAAACAGCTGATAAACTGAGATTTTCTTACGTTAGACCGTTGAAAGATTTTTCGGATGACACTTCTCTGGTGAAAGTACGAATAGCCAAAGGAGCCAGACATCAGATAAGGGTTCACCTCGCGGCAAAAGGACATCCGATCATTGGTGATCCGCTGTACGGAAAAGGTGAGGGAGATACTATGTATCTGCATCACTGCTATCTTGAGTTCCCGTCTTTCAAGTCCAGTGCTACACCCCTATGGGACTTTGAAGTTGATCAGCAATGGTGCTCTGATAATTAA
- a CDS encoding YncE family protein, with product MNKISTVLLVLVIMLHSAACFAGQSIIEGFSSPESVTSDGTYFYVSNVGTEIRPLDRDGDGFISRVSADGLMIDEKFIEGLDAPKGIAALNGVLYVADLNHLKGYSTSNGRKVFDLDFSDEGTSFLNGIAVIDKSTIAVSATDVGNIYLVAVTDTGKYTKIKTAADLNGPNGLSYDCKSHTLYIASYGSGKKADGFIGKGCLKGASMEYKKVFSSGGFYDGIVAVGDKLLFSDWVKFARSGVLRSLDLKSGKIQSVNLGRKIGGPADFYYDSKEDKLWIPMMMEGKVMIQSY from the coding sequence ATGAATAAGATTTCAACAGTATTATTGGTTCTGGTCATTATGCTGCACTCGGCTGCATGCTTTGCGGGGCAGTCGATAATTGAAGGCTTTTCAAGCCCTGAAAGCGTTACTTCTGATGGAACATATTTTTATGTTTCAAATGTCGGAACTGAGATTAGACCGCTGGACCGTGATGGTGACGGTTTTATTTCACGGGTTTCGGCAGATGGTTTGATGATAGACGAAAAATTTATCGAAGGTCTCGACGCTCCTAAAGGAATAGCCGCTTTAAACGGAGTTTTGTATGTCGCGGACCTTAATCACCTGAAAGGTTATTCCACTTCAAACGGGCGGAAGGTGTTTGATCTCGACTTTTCAGACGAAGGAACATCTTTTTTAAATGGCATAGCTGTGATTGATAAAAGTACTATTGCGGTATCAGCTACAGACGTAGGTAATATTTATCTGGTTGCAGTAACTGATACTGGAAAATATACCAAAATTAAGACCGCTGCTGATCTTAATGGTCCTAATGGACTGAGTTACGATTGTAAAAGCCATACGTTATATATTGCCTCATACGGTTCAGGTAAAAAAGCTGATGGTTTTATTGGAAAGGGGTGCTTGAAAGGTGCCAGTATGGAATATAAAAAGGTTTTTTCCTCTGGCGGATTTTATGATGGAATTGTTGCTGTTGGCGATAAACTTTTATTCTCCGACTGGGTGAAATTTGCCAGAAGCGGGGTGCTCCGCAGCCTTGATCTTAAGTCCGGGAAAATTCAAAGCGTAAATTTGGGACGCAAGATAGGTGGACCAGCTGATTTTTATTACGATTCAAAAGAGGATAAGCTTTGGATTCCTATGATGATGGAAGGAAAGGTTATGATTCAGAGCTACTAA